The Chaetodon trifascialis isolate fChaTrf1 chromosome 16, fChaTrf1.hap1, whole genome shotgun sequence genome includes a region encoding these proteins:
- the aff4 gene encoding AF4/FMR2 family member 4 isoform X3, whose protein sequence is MLGNYDEMKEPISDTLPKLGGKPSNSSSSSEEKSVPPLFGGDQRGVGSGGSSQSSKWTPVGPAAGGSSSQSQKRSGLGSQRGTGGSSGSSSSSQRHGGEVREKKSSKHSGGSEHSKSHTSSPAKGSLSSSSSNSHLRSSLSAEQHHSKERYRSKSPRDREANWDSPSRVHTSFPSGQHSSQAFPPSLMSKPGSMLQKPTAYVRPMDGQETAEPKSSQAESYSGQSHSSTMGEMKSNSKASLSKLKIPSQPVEGSGDANCVDEILKEMTQSWPPPLTAIHTPCKTEPSKFPFPTKDSHPFPSGHKRGSSSKSSSSHQPKACDDQPTMLEDDLKLSSSEDSDGEQDSAKNASRNTSASNNSEGAEQSRDDSSSHSGSESSSGSDSESESSTTDSEANEHPRPASPEPEQPMANKWQLDNWFKKAKQFSPASPVDNNVPTKCKKEGRDNSSGRGYGSQGGGSKDSTAPTPSRDLRAAQKGAEGGRGRQKSPAQSEGGTNPRRSVGKKQPKKSEKPPVVEEPKGGLRVESEPAPEIPPHRPKAATKGSRKPSIKKEPKSSPRPTAAAVTTADKRKAKAATKTSQKSREFVDTDSSSSDSEGNDSIPSLSQTPKYPESIRTPVCVFSPMEEKEPLSPLSDPEERYPARLPQQQVLLVKIDLSLLSRIPGRPYKEPAEIKVERDDSLDRDGKDFSKQSSEKSSSKAKRKHKNDEEGTKPESKRCKLEEKSLSHHKSSSKESKRSLEKKEEPVPSPSMSGLQRTPKAEHPSRKRTVSQSSTSLSSGTGSGKEGSHSTKGNSTSKHRKGEDKGRSTRDGKEKSSKGCDNQLAVPPLSTDGSKSQRSKLVFEDRVHSADHYLQEAKKLKHNADALLDRFEKAVYYLDAVVSFIECGNALEKSAQEAKSPFPMYAETVELIKYTMKLKSYMAPDATSADKRLAVLCLRCQSLLYLRLFKLRKDSALKYSKTLTEHLKNSLSNTQAPSPGMGNKAAGMPSPVSPKLSPGTAVGYSSVSSSSSASTSVTIPQRIHQMAASYVQVTSNFLYATEVWDQAEQLSKEQKDFFLELDKVMGPLIFNTSSMTELVRYTRQGLHWLRLDAKLIP, encoded by the exons ATGCTGGGCAATTACGACGAGATGAAAGAGCCGATCAGTGACACACTTCCAAAGCTCGGCGGTAAACCTTCTAACAGCTCGTCTTCCTCTGAGGAGAAATCCGTCCCACCTTTGTTTGGCGGGGACCAGCGTGGCGTCGGTAGTGGTGGCAGCAGCCAGAGCAGTAAGTGGACTCCTGTCGGCCCCGCAGCAGGTGGTTCTTCGTCCCAGTCCCAGAAACGCTCAGGACTCGGCAGCCAGAGGGGCACCGGAGGCAgtagcggcagcagcagcagtagccaAAGACACGGAGGGGAGGTGCGGGAGAAGAAGTCAAGTAAACACAGCGGAGGATCAGAGCACTCAAAGTCACACACGTCGAGTCCGGCCAAGGGCTCCCTGAGTTCctccagcagcaacagccaCTTGCGGAGCTCCTTGTCTGCCGAACAGCATCACAGCAAGGAGCGCTACCGCTCCAAGTCCCCACGAGACAGAGAGGCCAACTGGGACTCGCCCTCGCGGGTTCACACCTCCTTCCCCAGCGGACAGCACTCGAGTCAGGCCTTTCCCCCGTCTCTCATGTCCAAACCCGGCTCCATGCTGCAGAAGCCCACAGCGTATGTGCGGCCTATGGACGGCCAGGAAACGGCAGAACCCAAGAGCTCACAAGCAGAAAGCTACAGCGGACAGTCGCACAGCAGCACCATGGGAGAGATGAAGTCCAACAGCAAGGCCTCACTTTCCAAACTCAAGATCCCCTCACAGCCTGTAGAG gGATCCGGTGACGCCAACTGTGTCGATGAGATTTTGAAG gaAATGACTCAGTCGTGGCCACCTCCACTGACAGCCATCCACACCCCCTGCAAAACTGAGCCCTCCAAGTTTCCATTCCCCACCAAG GACTCTCACCCTTTTCCAAGTGGACACA agcGAGGCAGTTCTTCCAAGAGCTCCAGCAGCCACCAGCCCAAAGCTTGCGATGACCAGCCAAC TATGCTGGAAGATGACctgaagctgagcagcagcGAGGACAGTGATGGAGAACAGGACTCAGCCAAGAATGCCTCAAGGAACACATCAGCAAG CAATAACAGCGAAGGAGCGGAGCAGTCGAGGGATGACTCAAGCAGCCACAGCGGCTCAGAGAGCAGCTCGGGCTCGGACAGTGAGAGCGAAAGCAGCACGACGGACAGCGAAGCCAATGAGCACCCACGGCCCGCCTCTCCTGAA cCTGAACAACCCATGGCCAACAAGTGGCAGCTGGACAACTGGTTCAAGAAGGCCAAGCAGTTCTCACCAGCCTCACCAGTGGACAATAATGTTCCAACCAAGTGTAAGAAAGAGGGCAGAGACAACAGCTCAGGACGCGGCTATGGCAGCCAGGGAGGGGGGTCAAAAGACTCAACGGCACCCACTCCAAGCAGGGACTTACGGGCGGCGCAAAAGGGCGCAGAGGGTGGCCGTGGTCGGCAAAAATCCCCCGCTCAGAGCGAGGGGGGCACGAACCCGCGAAGGAGTGTGGGTAAAAAACAGCCTAAAAAGTCTGAGAAGCCCCCGGTGGTGGAGGAACCCAAGGGAGGACTGAGAGTGGAGAGCGAGCCGGCTCCGGAGATCCCTCCTCATCGGCCCAAAGCCGCGACTAAGGGTTCCCGCAAACCAAGCATCAAAAAAGAGCCTAAATCCTCCCCGAGGCCCACCGCGGCTGCCGTCACAACCGCAGATAAACGCAAGGCCAAGGCGGCCACCAAGACTTCCCAGAAGTCCCGCGAGTTTGTTGACACGGACTCGTCATCTTCAGACTCTGAGGGGAACGACAGCATCCCGTCTTTGTCGCAGACACCCAAATACCCAGAGAGTATCAGGacccccgtgtgtgtgttttctcccaTGGAAGAGAAAGAGCCGCTGTCTCCACTCAGTGACCCAGAGGAGCGTTACCCTGCGAGGCTGCCTCAGCAGCAGGTTCTGCTAGTGAAGATAG ATCTCAGCCTGCTGTCTAGGATCCCCGGGCGGCCCTACAAGGAGCCTGCAGAGATAAAAGTGGAGAGGGACGACTCTCTTGACAGGGACGGCAAAGACTTCAGCAAGCAGAGCTCCGAGAAGAGTTCCAGTAAAGccaagagaaaacacaag AATGACGAAGAGGGCACCAAGCCCGAGAGCAAGCGGTGCAAGCTGGAGGAGAAGTCCCTATCTCAtcacaaaagcagcagcaaaga GTCCAAGAGGTCTttggagaagaaagaggagccAGTCCCCTCCCCCTCTATGTCAGGTCTCCAGCGGACGCCCAAGGCAGAGCATCCGAGTCGAAAGAGGACAGTCAGCCAGTCGTCCACCTCTTTGTCCAGCGGGACAGGAAGCGGGAAGGAGGGAAGCCACAGCACCAAGGGCAACTCCACctccaaacacagaaaaggagaggacaAGGGGCGCAGCACACGCGACGGCAAG GAGAAATCCTCAAAGGGCTGTGATAACCAGCTGGCTGTTCCTCCGCTCTCCACGGACGGCTCCAAGTCTCAGAGATCCAAGCTGGTGTTTGAGGACAG GGTCCATTCAGCAGATCACTACTTACAGGAGGCCAAGAAGCTTAAACACAACGCAGATGCACTG CTGGACCGTTTTGAGAAGGCAGTGTACTACCTGGACGCTGTGGTGTCTTTCATTGAATGTGGTAACGCCCTGGAGAAGAGCGCCCAAGAGGCCAAGTCTCCCTTCCCCATGTATGCTGAAACAGTGGAGCTTATCAA ATACACTATGAAGTTAAAAAGCTACATGGCCCCAGATGCTACTTCTGCAGACAAGAGGCTAGCTGTGCTTTG CCTACGATGCCAGTCTCTCCTCTATCTGCGGTTATTCAAGCTGAGGAAAGACAGCGCACTAAAATACTCCAAAACACTCACCGAACACTTAAAG AATTCTCTCAGTAACACCCAGGCTCCCTCTCCTGGAATGGGAAA CAAGGCAGCGGGTATGCCCTCCCCAGTGTCTCCCAAACTGTCGCCAGGCACGGCCGTCGGCTACTcgtcagtcagcagcagcagcagcgccagCACGTCGGTGACCATCCCTCAGCGTATCCATCAGATGGCTGCCAGCTACGTCCAGGTCACCTCCAACTTCCTGTACGCCACTGAGGTCTGGGACCAGGCTGAGCAACTGTCCAAGGAGCAGAAGG ACTTCTTCTTGGAGTTGGACAAGGTGATGGGTCCTCTGATCTTCAACACCAGCAGCATGACAGAACTGGTGCGTTACACACGGCAGGGCCTCCACTGGCTGCGCCTGGACGCAAAGCTTATTCCCTAG
- the aff4 gene encoding AF4/FMR2 family member 4 isoform X2: MNREDRNVLRMKERERRNQEIQQGGGEAFPANSPLFPEPYKVSSKEDKLSSRIQSMLGNYDEMKEPISDTLPKLGGKPSNSSSSSEEKSVPPLFGGDQRGVGSGGSSQSSKWTPVGPAAGGSSSQSQKRSGLGSQRGTGGSSGSSSSSQRHGGEVREKKSSKHSGGSEHSKSHTSSPAKGSLSSSSSNSHLRSSLSAEQHHSKERYRSKSPRDREANWDSPSRVHTSFPSGQHSSQAFPPSLMSKPGSMLQKPTAYVRPMDGQETAEPKSSQAESYSGQSHSSTMGEMKSNSKASLSKLKIPSQPVEGSGDANCVDEILKEMTQSWPPPLTAIHTPCKTEPSKFPFPTKDSHPFPSGHKRGSSSKSSSSHQPKACDDQPTMLEDDLKLSSSEDSDGEQDSAKNASRNTSASNNSEGAEQSRDDSSSHSGSESSSGSDSESESSTTDSEANEHPRPASPEPEQPMANKWQLDNWFKKAKQFSPASPVDNNVPTKCKKEGRDNSSGRGYGSQGGGSKDSTAPTPSRDLRAAQKGAEGGRGRQKSPAQSEGGTNPRRSVGKKQPKKSEKPPVVEEPKGGLRVESEPAPEIPPHRPKAATKGSRKPSIKKEPKSSPRPTAAAVTTADKRKAKAATKTSQKSREFVDTDSSSSDSEGNDSIPSLSQTPKYPESIRTPVCVFSPMEEKEPLSPLSDPEERYPARLPQQQVLLVKIDLSLLSRIPGRPYKEPAEIKVERDDSLDRDGKDFSKQSSEKSSSKAKRKHKNDEEGTKPESKRCKLEEKSLSHHKSSSKESKRSLEKKEEPVPSPSMSGLQRTPKAEHPSRKRTVSQSSTSLSSGTGSGKEGSHSTKGNSTSKHRKGEDKGRSTRDGKEKSSKGCDNQLAVPPLSTDGSKSQRSKLVFEDRVHSADHYLQEAKKLKHNADALLDRFEKAVYYLDAVVSFIECGNALEKSAQEAKSPFPMYAETVELIKYTMKLKSYMAPDATSADKRLAVLCLRCQSLLYLRLFKLRKDSALKYSKTLTEHLKNSLSNTQAPSPGMGNKAAGMPSPVSPKLSPGTAVGYSSVSSSSSASTSVTIPQRIHQMAASYVQVTSNFLYATEVWDQAEQLSKEQKDFFLELDKVMGPLIFNTSSMTELVRYTRQGLHWLRLDAKLIP; the protein is encoded by the exons ATGAACCGTGAGGACCGGAATGTGCTccgaatgaaagaaagagaaaggagaaatcAAGAAatccagcagggaggaggagaggcctTTCCAGCGAATTCCCCTCTCTTTCCTGAACCCTACAAAGTG TCCAGCAAGGAAGATAAACTGTCCAGCCGTATTCAGAGCATGCTGGGCAATTACGACGAGATGAAAGAGCCGATCAGTGACACACTTCCAAAGCTCGGCGGTAAACCTTCTAACAGCTCGTCTTCCTCTGAGGAGAAATCCGTCCCACCTTTGTTTGGCGGGGACCAGCGTGGCGTCGGTAGTGGTGGCAGCAGCCAGAGCAGTAAGTGGACTCCTGTCGGCCCCGCAGCAGGTGGTTCTTCGTCCCAGTCCCAGAAACGCTCAGGACTCGGCAGCCAGAGGGGCACCGGAGGCAgtagcggcagcagcagcagtagccaAAGACACGGAGGGGAGGTGCGGGAGAAGAAGTCAAGTAAACACAGCGGAGGATCAGAGCACTCAAAGTCACACACGTCGAGTCCGGCCAAGGGCTCCCTGAGTTCctccagcagcaacagccaCTTGCGGAGCTCCTTGTCTGCCGAACAGCATCACAGCAAGGAGCGCTACCGCTCCAAGTCCCCACGAGACAGAGAGGCCAACTGGGACTCGCCCTCGCGGGTTCACACCTCCTTCCCCAGCGGACAGCACTCGAGTCAGGCCTTTCCCCCGTCTCTCATGTCCAAACCCGGCTCCATGCTGCAGAAGCCCACAGCGTATGTGCGGCCTATGGACGGCCAGGAAACGGCAGAACCCAAGAGCTCACAAGCAGAAAGCTACAGCGGACAGTCGCACAGCAGCACCATGGGAGAGATGAAGTCCAACAGCAAGGCCTCACTTTCCAAACTCAAGATCCCCTCACAGCCTGTAGAG gGATCCGGTGACGCCAACTGTGTCGATGAGATTTTGAAG gaAATGACTCAGTCGTGGCCACCTCCACTGACAGCCATCCACACCCCCTGCAAAACTGAGCCCTCCAAGTTTCCATTCCCCACCAAG GACTCTCACCCTTTTCCAAGTGGACACA agcGAGGCAGTTCTTCCAAGAGCTCCAGCAGCCACCAGCCCAAAGCTTGCGATGACCAGCCAAC TATGCTGGAAGATGACctgaagctgagcagcagcGAGGACAGTGATGGAGAACAGGACTCAGCCAAGAATGCCTCAAGGAACACATCAGCAAG CAATAACAGCGAAGGAGCGGAGCAGTCGAGGGATGACTCAAGCAGCCACAGCGGCTCAGAGAGCAGCTCGGGCTCGGACAGTGAGAGCGAAAGCAGCACGACGGACAGCGAAGCCAATGAGCACCCACGGCCCGCCTCTCCTGAA cCTGAACAACCCATGGCCAACAAGTGGCAGCTGGACAACTGGTTCAAGAAGGCCAAGCAGTTCTCACCAGCCTCACCAGTGGACAATAATGTTCCAACCAAGTGTAAGAAAGAGGGCAGAGACAACAGCTCAGGACGCGGCTATGGCAGCCAGGGAGGGGGGTCAAAAGACTCAACGGCACCCACTCCAAGCAGGGACTTACGGGCGGCGCAAAAGGGCGCAGAGGGTGGCCGTGGTCGGCAAAAATCCCCCGCTCAGAGCGAGGGGGGCACGAACCCGCGAAGGAGTGTGGGTAAAAAACAGCCTAAAAAGTCTGAGAAGCCCCCGGTGGTGGAGGAACCCAAGGGAGGACTGAGAGTGGAGAGCGAGCCGGCTCCGGAGATCCCTCCTCATCGGCCCAAAGCCGCGACTAAGGGTTCCCGCAAACCAAGCATCAAAAAAGAGCCTAAATCCTCCCCGAGGCCCACCGCGGCTGCCGTCACAACCGCAGATAAACGCAAGGCCAAGGCGGCCACCAAGACTTCCCAGAAGTCCCGCGAGTTTGTTGACACGGACTCGTCATCTTCAGACTCTGAGGGGAACGACAGCATCCCGTCTTTGTCGCAGACACCCAAATACCCAGAGAGTATCAGGacccccgtgtgtgtgttttctcccaTGGAAGAGAAAGAGCCGCTGTCTCCACTCAGTGACCCAGAGGAGCGTTACCCTGCGAGGCTGCCTCAGCAGCAGGTTCTGCTAGTGAAGATAG ATCTCAGCCTGCTGTCTAGGATCCCCGGGCGGCCCTACAAGGAGCCTGCAGAGATAAAAGTGGAGAGGGACGACTCTCTTGACAGGGACGGCAAAGACTTCAGCAAGCAGAGCTCCGAGAAGAGTTCCAGTAAAGccaagagaaaacacaag AATGACGAAGAGGGCACCAAGCCCGAGAGCAAGCGGTGCAAGCTGGAGGAGAAGTCCCTATCTCAtcacaaaagcagcagcaaaga GTCCAAGAGGTCTttggagaagaaagaggagccAGTCCCCTCCCCCTCTATGTCAGGTCTCCAGCGGACGCCCAAGGCAGAGCATCCGAGTCGAAAGAGGACAGTCAGCCAGTCGTCCACCTCTTTGTCCAGCGGGACAGGAAGCGGGAAGGAGGGAAGCCACAGCACCAAGGGCAACTCCACctccaaacacagaaaaggagaggacaAGGGGCGCAGCACACGCGACGGCAAG GAGAAATCCTCAAAGGGCTGTGATAACCAGCTGGCTGTTCCTCCGCTCTCCACGGACGGCTCCAAGTCTCAGAGATCCAAGCTGGTGTTTGAGGACAG GGTCCATTCAGCAGATCACTACTTACAGGAGGCCAAGAAGCTTAAACACAACGCAGATGCACTG CTGGACCGTTTTGAGAAGGCAGTGTACTACCTGGACGCTGTGGTGTCTTTCATTGAATGTGGTAACGCCCTGGAGAAGAGCGCCCAAGAGGCCAAGTCTCCCTTCCCCATGTATGCTGAAACAGTGGAGCTTATCAA ATACACTATGAAGTTAAAAAGCTACATGGCCCCAGATGCTACTTCTGCAGACAAGAGGCTAGCTGTGCTTTG CCTACGATGCCAGTCTCTCCTCTATCTGCGGTTATTCAAGCTGAGGAAAGACAGCGCACTAAAATACTCCAAAACACTCACCGAACACTTAAAG AATTCTCTCAGTAACACCCAGGCTCCCTCTCCTGGAATGGGAAA CAAGGCAGCGGGTATGCCCTCCCCAGTGTCTCCCAAACTGTCGCCAGGCACGGCCGTCGGCTACTcgtcagtcagcagcagcagcagcgccagCACGTCGGTGACCATCCCTCAGCGTATCCATCAGATGGCTGCCAGCTACGTCCAGGTCACCTCCAACTTCCTGTACGCCACTGAGGTCTGGGACCAGGCTGAGCAACTGTCCAAGGAGCAGAAGG ACTTCTTCTTGGAGTTGGACAAGGTGATGGGTCCTCTGATCTTCAACACCAGCAGCATGACAGAACTGGTGCGTTACACACGGCAGGGCCTCCACTGGCTGCGCCTGGACGCAAAGCTTATTCCCTAG
- the aff4 gene encoding AF4/FMR2 family member 4 isoform X1, with the protein MASQSGNMNREDRNVLRMKERERRNQEIQQGGGEAFPANSPLFPEPYKVSSKEDKLSSRIQSMLGNYDEMKEPISDTLPKLGGKPSNSSSSSEEKSVPPLFGGDQRGVGSGGSSQSSKWTPVGPAAGGSSSQSQKRSGLGSQRGTGGSSGSSSSSQRHGGEVREKKSSKHSGGSEHSKSHTSSPAKGSLSSSSSNSHLRSSLSAEQHHSKERYRSKSPRDREANWDSPSRVHTSFPSGQHSSQAFPPSLMSKPGSMLQKPTAYVRPMDGQETAEPKSSQAESYSGQSHSSTMGEMKSNSKASLSKLKIPSQPVEGSGDANCVDEILKEMTQSWPPPLTAIHTPCKTEPSKFPFPTKDSHPFPSGHKRGSSSKSSSSHQPKACDDQPTMLEDDLKLSSSEDSDGEQDSAKNASRNTSASNNSEGAEQSRDDSSSHSGSESSSGSDSESESSTTDSEANEHPRPASPEPEQPMANKWQLDNWFKKAKQFSPASPVDNNVPTKCKKEGRDNSSGRGYGSQGGGSKDSTAPTPSRDLRAAQKGAEGGRGRQKSPAQSEGGTNPRRSVGKKQPKKSEKPPVVEEPKGGLRVESEPAPEIPPHRPKAATKGSRKPSIKKEPKSSPRPTAAAVTTADKRKAKAATKTSQKSREFVDTDSSSSDSEGNDSIPSLSQTPKYPESIRTPVCVFSPMEEKEPLSPLSDPEERYPARLPQQQVLLVKIDLSLLSRIPGRPYKEPAEIKVERDDSLDRDGKDFSKQSSEKSSSKAKRKHKNDEEGTKPESKRCKLEEKSLSHHKSSSKESKRSLEKKEEPVPSPSMSGLQRTPKAEHPSRKRTVSQSSTSLSSGTGSGKEGSHSTKGNSTSKHRKGEDKGRSTRDGKEKSSKGCDNQLAVPPLSTDGSKSQRSKLVFEDRVHSADHYLQEAKKLKHNADALLDRFEKAVYYLDAVVSFIECGNALEKSAQEAKSPFPMYAETVELIKYTMKLKSYMAPDATSADKRLAVLCLRCQSLLYLRLFKLRKDSALKYSKTLTEHLKNSLSNTQAPSPGMGNKAAGMPSPVSPKLSPGTAVGYSSVSSSSSASTSVTIPQRIHQMAASYVQVTSNFLYATEVWDQAEQLSKEQKDFFLELDKVMGPLIFNTSSMTELVRYTRQGLHWLRLDAKLIP; encoded by the exons CAACATGAACCGTGAGGACCGGAATGTGCTccgaatgaaagaaagagaaaggagaaatcAAGAAatccagcagggaggaggagaggcctTTCCAGCGAATTCCCCTCTCTTTCCTGAACCCTACAAAGTG TCCAGCAAGGAAGATAAACTGTCCAGCCGTATTCAGAGCATGCTGGGCAATTACGACGAGATGAAAGAGCCGATCAGTGACACACTTCCAAAGCTCGGCGGTAAACCTTCTAACAGCTCGTCTTCCTCTGAGGAGAAATCCGTCCCACCTTTGTTTGGCGGGGACCAGCGTGGCGTCGGTAGTGGTGGCAGCAGCCAGAGCAGTAAGTGGACTCCTGTCGGCCCCGCAGCAGGTGGTTCTTCGTCCCAGTCCCAGAAACGCTCAGGACTCGGCAGCCAGAGGGGCACCGGAGGCAgtagcggcagcagcagcagtagccaAAGACACGGAGGGGAGGTGCGGGAGAAGAAGTCAAGTAAACACAGCGGAGGATCAGAGCACTCAAAGTCACACACGTCGAGTCCGGCCAAGGGCTCCCTGAGTTCctccagcagcaacagccaCTTGCGGAGCTCCTTGTCTGCCGAACAGCATCACAGCAAGGAGCGCTACCGCTCCAAGTCCCCACGAGACAGAGAGGCCAACTGGGACTCGCCCTCGCGGGTTCACACCTCCTTCCCCAGCGGACAGCACTCGAGTCAGGCCTTTCCCCCGTCTCTCATGTCCAAACCCGGCTCCATGCTGCAGAAGCCCACAGCGTATGTGCGGCCTATGGACGGCCAGGAAACGGCAGAACCCAAGAGCTCACAAGCAGAAAGCTACAGCGGACAGTCGCACAGCAGCACCATGGGAGAGATGAAGTCCAACAGCAAGGCCTCACTTTCCAAACTCAAGATCCCCTCACAGCCTGTAGAG gGATCCGGTGACGCCAACTGTGTCGATGAGATTTTGAAG gaAATGACTCAGTCGTGGCCACCTCCACTGACAGCCATCCACACCCCCTGCAAAACTGAGCCCTCCAAGTTTCCATTCCCCACCAAG GACTCTCACCCTTTTCCAAGTGGACACA agcGAGGCAGTTCTTCCAAGAGCTCCAGCAGCCACCAGCCCAAAGCTTGCGATGACCAGCCAAC TATGCTGGAAGATGACctgaagctgagcagcagcGAGGACAGTGATGGAGAACAGGACTCAGCCAAGAATGCCTCAAGGAACACATCAGCAAG CAATAACAGCGAAGGAGCGGAGCAGTCGAGGGATGACTCAAGCAGCCACAGCGGCTCAGAGAGCAGCTCGGGCTCGGACAGTGAGAGCGAAAGCAGCACGACGGACAGCGAAGCCAATGAGCACCCACGGCCCGCCTCTCCTGAA cCTGAACAACCCATGGCCAACAAGTGGCAGCTGGACAACTGGTTCAAGAAGGCCAAGCAGTTCTCACCAGCCTCACCAGTGGACAATAATGTTCCAACCAAGTGTAAGAAAGAGGGCAGAGACAACAGCTCAGGACGCGGCTATGGCAGCCAGGGAGGGGGGTCAAAAGACTCAACGGCACCCACTCCAAGCAGGGACTTACGGGCGGCGCAAAAGGGCGCAGAGGGTGGCCGTGGTCGGCAAAAATCCCCCGCTCAGAGCGAGGGGGGCACGAACCCGCGAAGGAGTGTGGGTAAAAAACAGCCTAAAAAGTCTGAGAAGCCCCCGGTGGTGGAGGAACCCAAGGGAGGACTGAGAGTGGAGAGCGAGCCGGCTCCGGAGATCCCTCCTCATCGGCCCAAAGCCGCGACTAAGGGTTCCCGCAAACCAAGCATCAAAAAAGAGCCTAAATCCTCCCCGAGGCCCACCGCGGCTGCCGTCACAACCGCAGATAAACGCAAGGCCAAGGCGGCCACCAAGACTTCCCAGAAGTCCCGCGAGTTTGTTGACACGGACTCGTCATCTTCAGACTCTGAGGGGAACGACAGCATCCCGTCTTTGTCGCAGACACCCAAATACCCAGAGAGTATCAGGacccccgtgtgtgtgttttctcccaTGGAAGAGAAAGAGCCGCTGTCTCCACTCAGTGACCCAGAGGAGCGTTACCCTGCGAGGCTGCCTCAGCAGCAGGTTCTGCTAGTGAAGATAG ATCTCAGCCTGCTGTCTAGGATCCCCGGGCGGCCCTACAAGGAGCCTGCAGAGATAAAAGTGGAGAGGGACGACTCTCTTGACAGGGACGGCAAAGACTTCAGCAAGCAGAGCTCCGAGAAGAGTTCCAGTAAAGccaagagaaaacacaag AATGACGAAGAGGGCACCAAGCCCGAGAGCAAGCGGTGCAAGCTGGAGGAGAAGTCCCTATCTCAtcacaaaagcagcagcaaaga GTCCAAGAGGTCTttggagaagaaagaggagccAGTCCCCTCCCCCTCTATGTCAGGTCTCCAGCGGACGCCCAAGGCAGAGCATCCGAGTCGAAAGAGGACAGTCAGCCAGTCGTCCACCTCTTTGTCCAGCGGGACAGGAAGCGGGAAGGAGGGAAGCCACAGCACCAAGGGCAACTCCACctccaaacacagaaaaggagaggacaAGGGGCGCAGCACACGCGACGGCAAG GAGAAATCCTCAAAGGGCTGTGATAACCAGCTGGCTGTTCCTCCGCTCTCCACGGACGGCTCCAAGTCTCAGAGATCCAAGCTGGTGTTTGAGGACAG GGTCCATTCAGCAGATCACTACTTACAGGAGGCCAAGAAGCTTAAACACAACGCAGATGCACTG CTGGACCGTTTTGAGAAGGCAGTGTACTACCTGGACGCTGTGGTGTCTTTCATTGAATGTGGTAACGCCCTGGAGAAGAGCGCCCAAGAGGCCAAGTCTCCCTTCCCCATGTATGCTGAAACAGTGGAGCTTATCAA ATACACTATGAAGTTAAAAAGCTACATGGCCCCAGATGCTACTTCTGCAGACAAGAGGCTAGCTGTGCTTTG CCTACGATGCCAGTCTCTCCTCTATCTGCGGTTATTCAAGCTGAGGAAAGACAGCGCACTAAAATACTCCAAAACACTCACCGAACACTTAAAG AATTCTCTCAGTAACACCCAGGCTCCCTCTCCTGGAATGGGAAA CAAGGCAGCGGGTATGCCCTCCCCAGTGTCTCCCAAACTGTCGCCAGGCACGGCCGTCGGCTACTcgtcagtcagcagcagcagcagcgccagCACGTCGGTGACCATCCCTCAGCGTATCCATCAGATGGCTGCCAGCTACGTCCAGGTCACCTCCAACTTCCTGTACGCCACTGAGGTCTGGGACCAGGCTGAGCAACTGTCCAAGGAGCAGAAGG ACTTCTTCTTGGAGTTGGACAAGGTGATGGGTCCTCTGATCTTCAACACCAGCAGCATGACAGAACTGGTGCGTTACACACGGCAGGGCCTCCACTGGCTGCGCCTGGACGCAAAGCTTATTCCCTAG